The sequence TACTTTTAAAAAGTTAACAAAAAAACAACAAAATCAAGTAAAAATCACCTGTTGTTCATACACAAAAAACGAATTATGCTACACAATTAACCCCTTTACTTTTTCCGCTCAATGGTATATTTCACCAAATTGGCCAAAGAATCTTTATAGGCCGAACTCGGCTGTGCCTCCAAAATGGCCAAGGCTTCATCGAAAAATCGGGTCATCACCTCTTGGGCATATTCCAACCCGCCTGAAGCCTTCACAAACTTAATCACTTGATTGACAGCCTTTTTATCTTCGTTTTTGTTTCGGATCAGGTAAATAATCCGCTTCTTATCGGTCCAGCTGGCATGGTTCAAGGCATAAATCAAGGGAAGGGTCATCTTCTTTTCTTTGATGTCTATTCCCACCGGTTTTCCCACTTCGTCTTCCCCATAGTCGAAAAGATCATCCTTGATCTGAAATGCCATCCCCACTTTCTCCCCAAACTCCCGCATACGCTCCACGGTAGCCTTATCTGCACCGGATGTCACCGCACCCACGGCACAACATGATGCGATCAAGCTGGCTGTTTTTTGTCTGATAATGGTATAATACACCTCCTCGGTGATGTCAAGGTTACGTGCCTTGGCGATCTGCAGCAGCTCCCCTTCACTCATTTCCCGCACGGCATTGGAAACCTCCTTCAGCAGGTCAAAATCACCATTGTCCACACTGAGCAGCAGCCCCCGGGACAACAGGTAATCTCCCACCAATACGGCAATTTTATTTTTCCAAAGTGCATTTACCGAAAAAAATCCCCGCCGGTAATTGGCATCGTCCACCACATCATCGTGTACCAGGGTCGCGGTATGCAGCAACTCAATCAACGCCGCTCCACGATAGGTGGATTCATTGATCCCGCCGGTGACCCCTGCCGTGAGAAACACGAACATCGGCCGCATTTGTTTGCCTTTACGCTTGACGATGTAGCTGGTGATGTGGTCCAAAAGCTTGACCTTGCTCTTCATAAAAGAACGAAACTTCTTTTCGAAGTCGGTCATTTCCTCCGCTATGGGGGCTTGTATTTGTTTGAGGTCTGGCTTCATCACTATTTTGGAGATGCAATAATACAATCAAATAAGCCATTGACAAAATGGATGAGGGGAATATGAGCTATTTTATTGGATGGCACAAACCTGTTCCCCGCTAAAATCAAAAAGTGTAATAAAAATACAAACTTCCTAAAAACTGCCCTTCTGCCAAGCGCGTTTCTTGTGTGCGGTAGTAAAAACGATAGGCAAATCCTACTTTCGGATAGGCCAACACCAGTTGTGCAAAAAACTCATTGACATTTTTGACAGGCTCCATCGTCGCCAAATCAACATCATAGGACTGTTTCGTCCCCTGCAACGTAGCATTCCAGTACACGCGCTTAAGGCGCACGCCTCCTTGGAAATAAAGCTCCCTTTTGCTGGGCATCCCCACCCGACTGCCTGAAATAAAACTCTCCGAAGGGCGGTGGTTAAAACGGCCGATCCTAAAAGAGGGGGTGATTCCTAAACTCCGATCATAATTCCCGAGTGCCACCCGTGGCTGCAGCCAAAAGTCCACCTTCCCTTCACGAAATACGTTCACCGCGCCTTCCAGCCGGAGGTTCACCAGTGCCCCATCTTGAATTTGATACTGC comes from Echinicola vietnamensis DSM 17526 and encodes:
- a CDS encoding polyprenyl synthetase family protein; this translates as MKPDLKQIQAPIAEEMTDFEKKFRSFMKSKVKLLDHITSYIVKRKGKQMRPMFVFLTAGVTGGINESTYRGAALIELLHTATLVHDDVVDDANYRRGFFSVNALWKNKIAVLVGDYLLSRGLLLSVDNGDFDLLKEVSNAVREMSEGELLQIAKARNLDITEEVYYTIIRQKTASLIASCCAVGAVTSGADKATVERMREFGEKVGMAFQIKDDLFDYGEDEVGKPVGIDIKEKKMTLPLIYALNHASWTDKKRIIYLIRNKNEDKKAVNQVIKFVKASGGLEYAQEVMTRFFDEALAILEAQPSSAYKDSLANLVKYTIERKK
- a CDS encoding lipid A deacylase LpxR family protein, with the translated sequence MKKLKIIFFFSCFLGLSVPFSHGQTETGAIRKHQFSLRVDNDALAFSHFDRYYTNGMFFSYRHYLSERGRLKATVSQQIYTPERYTSDDVNIYDRPYAGVLYGEVGYQHFIKKGWLSGDFLLGKIGPGSKAEDVQVWYHTLFGFPQPKGWQYQIQDGALVNLRLEGAVNVFREGKVDFWLQPRVALGNYDRSLGITPSFRIGRFNHRPSESFISGSRVGMPSKRELYFQGGVRLKRVYWNATLQGTKQSYDVDLATMEPVKNVNEFFAQLVLAYPKVGFAYRFYYRTQETRLAEGQFLGSLYFYYTF